GTTTATGTGCTACATTGAGAGGCGTTTTCTTGATTAGAGAGACCGCATAGAACGGAGCGAAACGGGTTTCGTTTATAATAAAACGAGCGATGGTCGTTGGTTTGTGCGAACCGACCTGGCCAAACTGATCTACATTAATAAACATTTCGATGAGGAAGGGCTTAGAACGGACAGAGGTACAGAGACACCCCCTTAATCATGGTATGTTTCTTCAtggtttgttaatttttgaatttcacgCTGTCCCGATTCttgacataaaaaaaaaggatttcacAACCTCCTTTTTGGGCGATTTCTGGCCCGAAAAGAATGTAGCGTGAATCATGCCGTCAACATGGCGTCTTTTACAGGTCGCTTAATCACAAGAAATTATTCGAATACATTAACGTTCGCTTTCGGCCGTCAAAGTTTGCGGAAGCGATCATCGTCTTCGGGGATGTCCGTTTTAGTGGCGGACGTAGCAGATCGAGATGAGTCACTGAGTGATACAGTAGTTCGGGCACATGTAACACGAAAGACGATTCTAAAACATTTGCGCTAAAACCAGCGTTTTCGACTGTCCCAGACGTTCGTCTGGCTAGCAcaggggttcgtcgcttatcaAACCGAGCACCAAGTCTTTTGATGTCACGCttggaaatgataaattcgtTTGCACAATCCAACGCACCGGCTGGCTTCTGGGTCGCCGGCTCtttatacaaacacacacacatccacacccacgaacaaacaaacacacacgattgCGTTGTCGAGAAGCAGACTGACGCTGGGCAGCGGCCCAAGGTGGCACCGTATTACGGCAGCAGATCGAGGTGAAACACGAGATCACTGGAGCGAACTGAACCCGCGACGTGACACTGTGCGGCCGTGCAATGCAATACGGGGCTCCGGCATCGATCGCGCGAACGCCCGCGGAtttcactttcggtttcgatttgccCTTACACCATGCCGCCATGTGCCCGTTTCCGATCCGAATTCGACCAGCGTGCCACGAGCACGTGGTGTTAAGGCTGCGCGAGCACGCCACTGCATCGACCACGCGAACTCACCATCGGGTAGAAGTGAGGCAGTAGCGATGATCACGAACAGGATCCTCAAACCAGGGATCCGATCTGCTCCGATTCGGGACATGATATCCTTTCCGGATCGCCAAATCATCGTCTGGATGGAAACACTCGAATAAAGTCCAACTGTTGAAGctgcccgttgttgttgttgttgttgtggatgttgttgctgcacaaTCCACTGGTACACTGGAACTGCACCACTGCTGATCGAAGAATGGAATTTGCTGCACAATGTTCGGCCGCTATGCTGTGCTTGTGTGACCTTGTCGCCGAAGCTCTGATCACGGATTTCGTACCGTACCGGGCCTCGCCCCTCACGTAACGCACAGGTGAAACCGTTCGCACCGAAACGCAGACACTGGCCACTGTAGAAGAAGTGGATGCCACACTCACTGCCACCTTATACAATCtcacgaacgatcgaacaaacgaacaacaCGCACTTTCTGCTCTTGAAAGGCTCTTTGGCTACTTTTCTTGGGCTACTTCCACTTCATGTTTTGTTGCAATGCACAAGGGCAATGTTCAATTTCGAGAACGACGCGTGCACcgttcaactgctgctgcatcgcggTGCTTGCTGTGCGCGTCTCGCAATCATTGCTCGGGGATGCGAGGATATTTGTCACGTCACACTAACGAGGGGCACCAGTTGACATCACTTATGCTGCGTTGCGAATGTGTTGCACTATGGATTGTTAACCAACATATGATCAGAAGTGATAGTTCTCGTGCTCAAGGGTGGTGCTCGTGCAAGATCCTTCGGTGGCAGTCACCGAAACGCACAATGGCCGTCgtctgtcgtcgttgtcgccacGTTCGTCCGTCGTACACTACCAAAAAACGCGCCAAACGGACCGCACCTGCTTTATATAGTGGAACTCAGCTGTTCGTGCCGCTCGGCTCGGTgagtggccgccgccaccttccttcgaggtggtggtggggagcgTTTCCTACGTTCCACGACGTTCTTTCCACCATCTTCTATTCTTGCCGTTAGCTGTGCGTAATTCACTCCGACACGGGGAGTCGCTGcagcgccgccgtcgtcgccatccgatcgcggccaccaccatccctacCACCAACGATGGGGCGTTCGAGTCTTCAAGGAAAATCCGAGAAGCTCGCAACCACATGCCCCGTCCACCTGATGAACGGGCGTGAAACGGGTGTCCACTACGAGGACGTATCGAATCCGAAATGAGTTTATTCAACCCCCTCCCGCAGGTCATCACTGGTGAGTCATTCCGCAGGTCAGAAGCTTTAGTGATCTGATGTGACAAGATGATGATCAACGCGTCCGGGCGGAAGGATGTACGCAGCACGAAAGCGCGGGAATACCCGGTTCTTTCGCAAGCACGCCAACCCGCTTCCTGGTGACCTACAACTTCGATGAGGAAAGGCACGGAATGAAACGGGTATCCTTTCGCTCTGCTAAAGGAATGTACAGAGTCAACGATCGTGGTTTTCCAGTTGATCAAAGATGGAGATAACCCATCGTTAAGATAGATCCATCGGTCAGTGCGGACTTCATGCACGCCACGGTTTGAGATCCTATCGGATTCACTCGTGCTGACTAATAAGCCGTGTAACTGACCGCCAGCATGTCTGCAAAAACCGGCACGAGTCCTTGGAAGCGAGAAGGCAAAAGCGTCAAGGGAAATGTGGCAGTATGTCGGACAGgcgaaaaggcaaaaaggccgtaacaaaataaaaaagagagagagaagaagcaaaaaccacGATGCAGATGTAACTCCAAACATTCTTATGCACATCAAGTTCACAGTCTGCTTCATttggagcaacagcaaggcaATGTTCTCCTTTTGCGTGCCCCGCTATCGTGGCGGCTCCGGTTGTTTTGACGGCACCGCACAGGCCCTTAATCGGTCGATTGTCCTTTGAAAAGGTGTTACACTAGAATGTAAAGCCGCTTCGCTGGCTAGAGGCGAGCAGACAGAAACCTTCAAactcaccggcagcagtgtAATGTAATGAGCAACGTAATAAAGACGCATATCATACAGCATGTATCGTCTGTTCATTCCGTACCAATTAAGGGTGTTAGCATGTACTTTAATCCAAGTTAAGATCATTTCTTCGGACAAACAAATGACCAGTTAAGCCGTGCAGATAGTAATATCGTCTTTAAATGGCTTCCTTCTGTACTGTAAGACCATTAATTCGGCATCAATGTCAATACCTTGCCTTTCATCTAAATTCCAAATCGTTCGAATAGCTGGACGAGTCGCTTGTCCGTTGTTGTCGTGACATGGCATTTCTGTCCCGGCGAATTATCCAATTCACTCATTAGCTTCGTGGCATCCAATCAATTATTGCTGCTCCGCTACTAGTGGGATGCtacccacacacaaaaaagccaTCTTATTATTGAAGGGTGCCAAACATTAATTAATAGCTTGTATCGGGGCGATCGTTAGCCTTGCTTCCTGAAGGGTACATGCGTCCTAAAGCTCGAAAATGATTTGGTTGTTTGCATTCGCAATCTTCAAAGGAACCTTATGACTCGAGATGAGATACACGCGTGCTCGCAGCTATAAGGGTGTGCTTATGAGATCGATGAAACCAATCTTTTGTGAGCAAATTTACCTTTTTGAGCTGATGGTGCATGCGATTGTTTGCCATTCTAACATTCCGCCCAGTCCGATCATCATAAAGCCCCATCATAAGTCCACACACATGAGGCGATTAGTATGGCTCGTGCCATAATCGTGCCACACTCTCATTCTCACTATTGTCTGCCGATTCGGCGAGGTTGCAGATGAAGGGTAGACAGACAGATAAAGCACGGATTATTACGCATACGCTAGAAGATGCGACTGCGTGTCTCAAGCACTGGGTGTGCGCCATCAACCGGGTGGAGACTTCAAGGTGCGAAACAGCAGCACGCCACACCACATGATCGATCACCCGAAATGAGGCTGCTGctttttccctctccttctGCGAAACGAAAAGGGTGGTCCGGAGTATTTTTCATGTTCAAGGTCTGTCGGGCTGCCGGATTTCGATTGTTAGCTCCATCAAAACATCCAACAGGTCCCaacgtgatgatgatcgagctTATGATGAATCTCGATTGGCTTTAATCTCGATCCACACTCTCGGCTGCACCGGTGGTCTAAAATTAGGTGGTGTGCTGCCCCGAAGGCGGTCCCATCTTTGTTCGACGGATTTCGAGGACCTTGTTTCATGGTCAAGCGTAGACGTAGACAGTGAAGGAGGCGGTGCACTTGAGAAGAGCTCTTAATCCTCGATCTTATGGTTACTTTCATTTGTTGTTACAGCAATTACTTCTCAGCACTTTGGCCTAAGCCGCTCACGGGAGTGGAGTGCCAGTAATTTCATGCAAGAGGCAGGGCGCTTGGGGTGGGGTTAAAAATCATCGAAGCTGCACACGCGAGTACTCATGCTGTGGCttattgtttttaatcgcACTGAAGGATACACTTCTTCTTACCCAGAAGCCATTGTCAATTCCGACTAATTGAGTagattgctgctactggtgccaACGGATACGGTCCGCTGTTCGATGCCGTTGAACTCGCGAGGTGCAGCAATTGCAACTCTTCCTCAACTGCTACAGTTCTTTGCCGTTGCAGAAAATCCGCACCCCACCCAGATATGCACCAGAATGCATCGTAATGACCCAGCGCAACGCGGAAGAGTAGACGGTTTTGTTATCATCTAGCATTGTAATTTATTCATATCCTTGTACCTCGTTCACCCTTTACAATCATATCTTCAGCCCGGTGCAATGGTTTGTCACGTCACGCTTTCGATACAGAATGTTATTTGCAATTTTATTGGAATTAACGAGTTGCCACACGATCGACAGAACAACAAGGGGAAGTCTAACTATCAGTCCATCGCCAACACGCCACCTTGGGGGCTATTTTGTTGATTTCGCCAGCCAATCTGTCCTCGACTTTGCATCTCCGTTCGCATCATCGATGGGCGATCGTACATTGTATATATGgcattgatttgattttcaccTACAGCACAGTCACTGCAACCCTCTAGCCCTAGCTCTAGATCACTCTATTGGCATAAATACGAGAGATTCTTTATTCTGGTTCGGTGTTTCAACATTTCAACAGGTCTTACGTATGTAACGATATGATGATCGAATgattaaataaatgaaatactAACTCCTACCAGCTGCTATTAGGtggtggaagagaaggataGAGACTTCAGTATAGATTCTGCAACGCAAAATTGTCAATAAATATTCATCTGTAGTGCTCCAACGTCGAGCATCGCCTTCCTTAATGCTATTACTATGATCAAACGATCGAGGAATGTTTGAACGGAATGTACTTTGTGGTCCATTCGCATGGACTGTTCTACATTCAAACGGTTCTACTAATCTTCATCGGCAACAAGCACGGGTACCGGTGCCGCAACTTCATGGGGAAATACGGTTGTTGGCGAAGTGGAAGATTCGTTTTCTGCAGCGACCTCAATGCTGCCGTTGACCGTCACCTCATTAGAGGatgttccgttgctgctggcaccatccagcagcagttcggACCGTATTCGGTCCGCAATCTGACTGTCGATTTGCTCCAACCGCTCGAGCAATTTGGCTTTAAAGTCCTGCGGCCATTTGGTGCACCATTCGTTGAAGAGTTTTACCTGAGGGAAGGGTCATAGGGATGGATCAGACACTAGGGAAAAGGGACAGAGACAAAGAACGCTGAGCACTTACCCTGCACTGAAACAAGCTCATCGGTTTATCCTGTCCGGGGTTCAGCTGGGCCATCCCATCAATAATACCATTAACGTGCACCGCTGTGCCACCCTGGCGCGCCAAGTAGGACACCAAGTACGGAACAAAATCTTCGCGCTGGAAATCGGTCCACTCATCGAACCACTGCAATACGTAGCGCAGCTCTCCGTCCACCGTCAGATTGTATGCTCCGTTAGATGCCATCTCGACGatcaccagcaggagcaacggCCTGGAAGATGCTGCACCACAAACGACTCTTCCTGGCTTTGGACGGGCTTAACTCTGAGATGAACCCGTGGCTGGCACGACCGCAGAACACAACGGCACTTTGGCTGTTCCTCTCACCAGGACCGAGAAGATGCGggttggatgatgatgttggacTCGGGGAGAtgtggaactggaactgggaTGCTGCGTCGGTGGCTAGGACGGTCGTCGGTGATTCCagttttgctctcgctctttcttcgAACTCTATTTTCACCCTTTTTCTCTTATCTCCCGGTCGCTGCCTTGTTTTTCTATCTATTTCCTCTTTTATGCTTTCTTCCCGTTTAAGGCCCTGACGCACTGAACGCGACTCTTGCGGCACTTTCGGCAAATTTCAACAAAGTTACAAAAAGAGTATAAATTATTGACGAGAATTTTCTCGCCTTGGAGTTTTTGCAATTTACCTTCGATGATTTTAGTGGGAGTTTCTGGAAAATTTGGGAATAAACTTATGGTTTTTGCTAATTTTCGTCCATCACTGTTATCCTGAGCGTAAGCGCGTAAAGGCAGCGTTGAAGTTGAGTTCAGCCTGAAGCGCGCTTGAGTCTATGAGGGGAGTTATTTAAAACTAGCATTTCCAACTCGCTTTTCGGTATTTTCCTTATTACTTAACTACCTAATGGATGTCTGGAACCTTCACACTCATTTGATCCTGTGCTTTACAAGCCAAAAGGACGTACGCAAATGAGCT
The sequence above is a segment of the Anopheles darlingi chromosome 2, idAnoDarlMG_H_01, whole genome shotgun sequence genome. Coding sequences within it:
- the LOC125951894 gene encoding uncharacterized protein LOC125951894; the encoded protein is MASNGAYNLTVDGELRYVLQWFDEWTDFQREDFVPYLVSYLARQGGTAVHVNGIIDGMAQLNPGQDKPMSLFQCRVKLFNEWCTKWPQDFKAKLLERLEQIDSQIADRIRSELLLDGASSNGTSSNEVTVNGSIEVAAENESSTSPTTVFPHEVAAPVPVLVADED